tTTTATAGGGTAAAAATTTATGGTGCAGCAATGTTGTTCTTTTGGATGTTTTTTAGCTCTGTCAGTCTTTGGTTTGCCACCTGCCTTTCTGTGTTTTACTGCCTCAAGATATCAGGCTTCACTCAATCCTATTTTCTTTGGCTGAAATTCAGGATCTCAAAGTTAATGCCTTGGCTGCTTCTGGGAAGCCTGCTGGCCTCCATGAGCATTGCCGCTGTGTGTTTGGATGTAGGTTACCCTAAAAACACGAACAATAATGATTTCCTCAAGAATGCCACGCTGAAGAAGACTGAACTCAAGATAAGACCAATTAATGGAGTGCTTCTTGTCAACTTGGCATTACTATTTCCACTAGCCATATTTGTGATGTGTACTTTTATGTTATTCATTTCTCTCTATAGGCACACTCATCGGATGCAAAACAGATCTCATGGTGTTAGAAATGCCAGCACAGAAGCCcatataaatgcattaaaaacagTGATAacattcttttgcttctttatttcttattttgctgCCTTCATGGCCAATATGACATTCAGTATTCCTTACGGAAGTCAGTGCTTCTTTGTGGTAAAGGACATAATGGCAGCATTTCCCTCTGGACATTCAGTTATAATCATATTGAATAATTCTAAATTCCAACAACCTTTCAGGAGACTTCTCTGCCTCaaaaagaatcaatgaaatacaaacaatcctgaaaaagaagaaaggttcaATGAAGAGCAGAAGCAATGTTAAATATTGTGTATTTGTTTGACGTGGATTTGATAgacttatattttgtttttgtttacttatgtattttgtgtgctctctttctagcaatttccttctcctcttctaccCCCAGGACATGTGAAGCACTAATTTTGATGTTGGATGGATAGGATATTTTTTCCCCAGGGACTGTATACTTAAaacatatatgaataaatatatacataaaatatataagtgTTATGATACTAATACATTCAAATAATTAACATTTGCAGTAGAGTGGCagttgtataaaaaaaaaatcagagaagtaAAAAGACTTCATTTGGTTAACCAAAGTAGTTCTGTTATCTGTTTACTCAGGTCACTGAGAATCTTCTGTTTTAGATGAGCAAAATCACGTTGATTTAGGCTAAGACGTGTAACAGTATAACCAATTTGTCTATTTGGTTAAACATAACTATTTTTCAAAGAGCATCATTAGTGTAACTAttgttaaaattcaaattatatattGAAAGTTTCTGGATGTCATGGCAATGAACCCAGATATGCAGATTAAAGTCTAACTTTGCTTTTGATATCAGTTACTAGTTCAAGTTGGTAAATGAGAAGATGCAAATAGAGCTAGCAt
The Panthera uncia isolate 11264 chromosome A2, Puncia_PCG_1.0, whole genome shotgun sequence genome window above contains:
- the LOC125930996 gene encoding taste receptor type 2 member 7-like is translated as MASSLSAIPHLIIMSAEFITGITVNGFLVIINGKELIKSRKLTPMQLLCICIGISRFGLLMVLMVQSFFSVFFPLFYRVKIYGAAMLFFWMFFSSVSLWFATCLSVFYCLKISGFTQSYFLWLKFRISKLMPWLLLGSLLASMSIAAVCLDVGYPKNTNNNDFLKNATLKKTELKIRPINGVLLVNLALLFPLAIFVMCTFMLFISLYRHTHRMQNRSHGVRNASTEAHINALKTVITFFCFFISYFAAFMANMTFSIPYGSQCFFVVKDIMAAFPSGHSVIIILNNSKFQQPFRRLLCLKKNQ